The following coding sequences lie in one Spinacia oleracea cultivar Varoflay chromosome 1, BTI_SOV_V1, whole genome shotgun sequence genomic window:
- the LOC110800788 gene encoding transcription factor IIIA-like has product MGEELEERERGPIFSDIRRYYCQFCGICRSKKSLINSHILSHHQEEMEEKREIGGEEETEGQKCNNTCEECGATFKKPAHLKQHMLSHSLERSFVCPINDCSASYRRKDHLNRHLLQHKGKLFKCPIENCSSEFSVQGNISRHLKEYHGDKHEPDSGKGQIKHVCEENGCGKEFKYASQLRKHAESHVLGSSESFCADPSCMKPFSNVECLKAHIRSCHQYVNCEVCGSKHLRKNYKRHLLTHGEHLPTILKCSFEGCDHSFTTKSNMQQHVKAVHLQLRPFICSIPGCGMKFAFKHVRDNHEKTGRHVHVHGDLEEFDEQFRSRPRGGRKRKLPCVEMLMRKRISPPNHCDGVLDDSSEFLSWLLSDDVV; this is encoded by the exons ATGGGCGAGGAGCTTGAAGAGAGAGAACGAGGTCCAATTTTCTCGGATATTCGTCGTTATTACTGCCAATTTTGTGGTATTTGCAGATCCAAAAAGTCGCTCATCAACTCTCATATTCTCTCTCATCACCAG GAGGAGATGGAGGAGAAGAGAGAAATTGGAGGTGAGGAGGAAACCGAGGGGCAAAAGTGTAATAACACATGTGAAGAATGTGGTGCTACTTTCAAAAAGCCTGCCCATTTGAAGCAACATATGCTTAGCCACTCACTCGAG AGGTCCTTTGTTTGTCCAATAAACGATTGCAGCGCGAGTTATAGAAGGAAAGATCACTTAAATCGCCACCTTCTTCAGCACAAAGGGAAGCTGTTTAAGTGCCCTATAGAAAATTGTAGTAGTGAGTTCTCTGTTCAGGGGAACATTAGTCGACACTTAAAGGAATATCATGGTGATAAGCATGAACCTGATAGTGGAAAGGGAcaaatcaaacatgtttgtgaGGAAAATGGATGCGGGAAGGAGTTTAAGTATGCATCTCAGTTACGGAAGCATGCTGAATCCCATG TCTTGGGGTCTTCAGAATCATTTTGTGCTGATCCTAGCTGTATGAAGCCGTTTTCAAATGTCGAGTGCCTCAAGGCTCATATCAGATCCTGTCACCAATATGTAAATTGTGAGGTTTGTGGTTCCAAGCATCTAAGGAAAAATTACAAACGTCACCTCTTAACTCATGGGGAGCACTTACCCACCATACTAAAATGCAGTTTTGAGGGTTGTGACCACTCTTTTACCACA AAATCAAATATGCAGCAGCATGTAAAGGCAGTACATTTGCAACTTAGACCCTTCATTTGCAGCATTCCTGGTTGCGGTATGAAATTTGCTTTTAAGCATGTGAGGGATAACCATGAGAAAACTGGCCGCCATGTTCATGTGCAT GGGGATCTCGAGGAGTTCGATGAGCAATTCAGATCGAGGCCTCGTGGTGGACGTAAAAGAAAGCTTCCATGTGTAGAAATGCTCATGCGCAAAAGAATCAGCCCGCCTAATCATTGTGACGGTGTTCTTGATGATAGCTCAGAGTTTCTTTCGTGGTTGCTTTCAGATGATGTGGTTTAG
- the LOC130463140 gene encoding uncharacterized protein, whose translation MEEYNSGVCGPHMNGRMLARIISRSRYYRTTMETDCYRFIKTCPKCQIFSNLNHLPPLELYTFTSPWPFSTWGIDIIGKITPTGVGGHEYVLVAIDYFIKWVKACSFSQITAKHVAKFLERNIFCRYGVPHEIISDQGSHFRAEVQELLEKYRVKHHKSSPYRPQMNGAVKSANKNLKVIIEKMAENHKDWPNKLHFALWGYRTSILTSIGVTPYSLVYGMEVVQPVELEVPSLHVLLESKQPEAECVQARYDELTLHDERRLRALHHVQIYQKRIARQFNKKVKLRNIKEGDFVLKEVRAPTTDPRGKFRPNWTGPYFVKAILPGGAVKPSDIDEAEFANITNLDQLKKYYV comes from the coding sequence ATGGAAGAATACAATAGCGGCGTATGCGGCCCGCACATGAACGGGAGAATGCTAGCTAGAATCATATCGCGTTCAAGGTACTAcaggaccactatggaaacagACTGTTACCGTTTCATTAAAACATGCCCCAAATGCCAAATATTTAGCAACCTGAATCACTTGCCTCCCTTAGAACTGTACACTTTCACATCCCCTTGGCCATTTTCCACATGGGGCATTGACATAATTGGCAAAATCACACCAACAGGTGTCGGAGGACATGAATACGTCCTAGTCGCAATCGACTATTTCATCAAATGGGTAAAAGCATGCTCCTTTTCCCAGataacagccaaacatgtcgcaAAGTTTCTAGAAAGAAACATTTTCTGCAGATACGGAGTTCCACacgaaatcataagtgaccaaggttctcactttagggccgaagtccaggAACTACTCGAAAAATACCGAGTTAAGCATCACAAGTCCTCACCGTACAGACCCCAGATGAATGGAGCGGTCAAATCGGCCAATAAAAATCTCAAAGTTATaattgaaaaaatggccgaaaatcaCAAAGATTGGCCTAACAAGTTACATTTTGCTCTATGGGGATACCGAACCTCTATTCTCACATCTATAGGGGTAACTCCATACTCCCtagtatacggaatggaagttGTTCAACCCGTAGAATTAGAAGTCCCTTCTCTTCATGTACTCTTAGAAAGTAAGCAACCCGAGGCAGAATGTGTACAAGCCAGATATGACGAGCTCACCTTACATGACGAACGAAGATTAAGAGCTCTACACCACGTACAAATATACCAGAAACGCATAGcgaggcaattcaacaaaaaggTCAAACTTCgcaacatcaaagaaggcgactTCGTACTTAAAGAAGTCCGTGCACCAACCACGGACCCCCGAGGCAAATTTCGACCAAATTGGACTGGACCATATTTCGTAAAAGCCATCCTCCCAGGAGGAGCGGTAAAACCATCTGACATTGATGAGGCAGAATTCGCAAACATCACTAATCTAGATCAGCTAAAGAAATATTACGTCTAA